A stretch of Miscanthus floridulus cultivar M001 chromosome 13, ASM1932011v1, whole genome shotgun sequence DNA encodes these proteins:
- the LOC136501517 gene encoding protein EXORDIUM-like 2, producing the protein MTAMPHRLVPFLLLLAAAAATGAGAATPRQLFLVSQPPVTLTNHHGQLLTGNYSVNLLWYGRFTPAQRAVLADFILSLSGSGSGPASALVPPSVASWWATTARYHPGAARLSLGRQVLDPSLSLGRRLSESSLASLAARLGPHRGTVAVVVTAPDVLVDGFCLSRCGLHASATNTTSTSTPNATTHGRGRFAYAWVGNPAEQCPGECSWPFHQPLYGPQQAAPLVSPNADVGMDGTVITLATLLAGAVTNPYGGGFFQGPAEAPLEAVSACAGVFGAGAYPGYPGQVRVDAATGASYNAVGVAGRRFLLPAMWDPETAQCSTPLV; encoded by the coding sequence ATGACAGCCATGCCCCACCGCCTCgtccccttcctcctcctcctagccgcggccgccgccaccgGAGCCGGCGCGGCCACCCCGCGGCAGCTGTTCCTCGTGAGCCAGCCGCCCGTGACGCTCACCAACCACCACGGGCAGCTGCTGACGGGCAACTACTCCGTCAACCTGCTCTGGTACGGGCGCTTCACGCCGGCGCAGCGCGCCGTGCTGGCAGACTTCATCCTGTCCCTTTCGGGGTCTGGGTCGGGGCCGGCCTCCGCCTTGGTGCCACCGTCCGTGGCGTCGTGGTGGGCCACGACGGCGCGGTACCACCCTGGCGCGGCGCGGCTGTCGCTGGGGCGGCAGGTGCTGGACCCGTCGCTGTCCCTAGGCCGCCGCCTCTCGGAGTCGTCGCTGGCGTCCCTGGCGGCGCGCCTGGGCCCGCACCGCGGCACCGTGGCCGTGGTGGTGACCGCGCCGGACGTGCTGGTGGACGGGTTCTGCCTCTCCCGCTGCGGCCTCCACGCGTCGGCCACAAACACCACCTCAACCTCCACCCCGAACGCCACCACCCATGGCCGCGGGCGGTTCGCGTACGCGTGGGTGGGCAACCCGGCGGAGCAGTGTCCGGGGGAGTGCTCGTGGCCGTTCCACCAGCCGCTGTACGGCCCACAGCAGGCGGCGCCGCTGGTGTCCCCGAACGCGGACGTGGGGATGGACGGCACGGTGATCACGCTGGCGACGCTGCTGGCGGGCGCGGTGACCAACCCGTACGGCGGCGGGTTCTTCCAGGGCCCCGCGGAGGCGCCGCTGGAGGCCGTGTCGGCGTGCGCGGGCGTGTTTGGCGCCGGCGCGTACCCGGGGTACCCGGGCCAGGTGCGCGTGGACGCCGCCACGGGCGCTAGCTACAACGCCGTCGGAGTCGCAGGGCGACGCTTCCTGCTGCCGGCCATGTGGGACCCTGAGACAGCGCAGTGCTCCACGCCGCTCGTGTAG